The proteins below are encoded in one region of Cololabis saira isolate AMF1-May2022 chromosome 13, fColSai1.1, whole genome shotgun sequence:
- the LOC133457877 gene encoding cornifelin-like, whose protein sequence is MMAEKPLTDWSSNLCDCFEDASTCCYGFWCCPCLACTVSSRFGENHCLPLCDAFSPAILTLCGIPCFAPPAGLSLRSSIRNRYGIKGSVCKDIFTSCFCVWCNWCQMHRELKHRKKIPTVIATQPSSQNVINVNVSPTMNVLQSPAPTFMNQPGVLMAQY, encoded by the exons ATGATGGCAGAAAAGCCTTTAACAGACTGGAGCAGCAATCTGTGTGACTGCTTTGAGGATGCCAGTACCT GCTGCTATGGTTTCTGGTGCTGCCCCTGCCTCGCCTGCACCGTCTCCAGCAGATTTGGAGAGAACCACTGTCTGCCCTTGTGCGATGCCTTCTCCCCTGCTATACTCACTCTCTGTGGAATACCTTGCTTTGCTCCTCCTGCAGGCTTgtctctcagatcctccattcGCAACAGATATGGTATCAAG GGTTCAGTCTGTAAAGACATctttacttcctgtttctgcGTGTGGTGTAACTGGTGTCAGATGCACCGGGAGTTAAAACATCGCAAGAAAATCCCCACTGTCATCGCTACGCAGCCGTCATCgcaaaacgtcatcaacgtgaACGTTTCTCCTACGATGAATGTTCTTCAAAGCCCAGCTCCGACTTTTATGAACCAACCAGGAGTCTTAATGGCTCAATACTGA